attttcagagCGCATTTGGAAGCCGAATCTATGGCTGTTAGATCAGTTCCACGCACAATTTTAATGCTCGGTTTTCACTTACTCGTCTATACTTTTGCTGCAAGAACAATTAAAGATACACAGTGTGGATTCAAACTTTTTACTAGATCGATTGCTGCGAGGGTGAGATTTTAGcttatttttagctaaaaatctccaattttggcCTACTTTTTGGGGTCGTAGTGGTCGGAAATCGactattatatatatatatatatgttcgaatttttttttctttttgggagaaaatgtttaaaaaattggcagacttttttgtcgacaaattcggcaagtcggcaagttgccggtttgccgatttgccggaaattttaaattctcgaaaattgccggattCCAATTTGCCGCAAGTTTTTACAGGGATTTTTCTTAacctctgaaatttccaaaaatgtgcaaaaccacaatttgccgaaaattttcggcaattgccgtgtTTCAGGCGAATTCgtcaaatcgacaatttgtcggtttgccatttttcctgaaattttaaattcagcaaaattgccgatttgccggaaatttcaattccggcaatttgccgatttgccggaaattttcaattccggaagtttgccgatttgccggaaattttcaattccggcaatttgccgatttgccagaaattttcaattccggcaatttgctgatttgccggaaattttcaattccggaagtttgccgatttgccggaaattttcaattccggaaatttgccgatttgtcgatttgccggaaattttcaataacggcaatttgtcaatttaccggatatttcaattccggcaaattgctgattttcctgaaattttcaattccggcaaattgccgatttgccgaaaattttcaattcctgatttaagattttagctaaaattcgtcaaattaaagtaaaaaaaaccaaaaaaaaaaaacgtttttttttcagattttcccagTACTTCACATTGAGCGCTGGGCTTTTGACGTTGAGCTCATCTTCCTTTGCGAAAGATGGACGGTCCCTGTGAAAGAAGTTTCAGTTCGATGGACTGAAATCGAAGGGTCTAAGATTACTCCAATTTGGTCTTGGCTTCAAATGGGCCGAGATCTTGTGCTCATTTGGTTCAGATATACGgtaaaattgcagttttttagGCCTTTTTTGAAGTGGTGTCAGGATGTCCCATCGCTCTACTGCACACgaaaatggcgggaaaatattttttttttaatttgtgacgtcacagcgtatcttgaataattttcttaattttaagcgccgatttttgtcaaacttaaaaaaaaaataaataaataatatctttctcattttaatttataaaatttgatattttaccaaaattcttaaaatttagtggaaaaattgaagcaaaatacacaataaaaatgaataatttcaattgaaacgaattttttttttcgaaaaaccattTAAACCGTTCATTTACCAAGTTTccgtgaattttttaaaaatgattttccaaataaatttttgtttaaattgaaattattcatttttattgtattttgcttcaatttctccactaaattttagaatttttgtaaaatatcaaattttataaattaaaatgagccagtttttaaaaaaatttcacgaaaatcgGCGCTTAAATTGAACAAAagcaattattcaaaatgcgctgtgtgacgtcacaaattttcaaaaaatattttcccgccattttcGTGTGCGGTAGAGCGACCTGACAAtatttttgacattaaaattttattttcagatcggAATTTGGACGGATGACCAGCCTCGCTAAATGCtccacaaaaaatcgatacgagattttcaaaaaatcttgcccaaaaatttcctttttcttctagTAATATCTATGCtttaatcactttttttccctgctttttcctgattttttttccaatttatggCTGGTTGTAAATATCCATGATTCCTTGAAAATGTGATtctattcttttttcttttcgcatttttattatttatttatttacttgttggtttttcttttttttctctcttgtTCTGGGGACTCTGGGTTTATTTTTAAtgctaaattcaaaaaaatatcgatttaaatgtttttttccatttttttgttttttttttcgttttcccaGCGATTTTATATCTTTCCATAGAGTTTTCAggcgaaaaaaatcaaaaaatttccaggcaaaaatggtcaaaaaagCGGCGGCAACTAGCAAGCAGGCTACCTATCACAGTGATGAGATCGAGATGAAAGAGGAAGTTGTGCTCAATgtaggattttttgaatatttcaaggatgcaatcgcgctccattggGAAACGAGAGCGCTCCGCCCCCaaacgttgggtctcgttaggaaaTCAGGCGGCAAAAgcattttccgtatttttttaaaatttcgtccagaaaaattttaaaaaattccaattttttattgaaaatcgttatttttccgaaaaaaattgttatacaaatttacgaaaaaaggCGGCGATTTATCAACTGCCGGAAATTAGTGAAagattactttttttcaaaaaaaattgaaaaaatttaaaattgtgagataaaccaagaaaaaattaactttcgattttttcaactttttggaaaaaaaaaacacaaaccaaagaaaaaatgaacaaaaaaaaagcggatTGCGTGTATTTTTCACCACGCGTAACGTCGTTGTCGCGATGTCCTCCGGACCGAAGAGCAAGAAGCTAAAAACGCCCACGCTTGAACAGCAAATCGAAGATGGAGTCAATGCTTATATTCACTCGCAGCAGtttgagttcaactctccaccacgggaaaatttttttgccaattttttcgtctcaaaaaaaaaaggaaaaaaaaaccaaaaaaccgaCATTTCtggtcaatatttttttttgttttttttttttgaagaaattcgattttttgcttttcggccgaaatttttatttttttaaattttccaaaaattcttctTCAATTCCAGACCTACGACGAATGCACCGATTATGTCGAATACGACGATACAAAACAATTCGATATCAACGAGTATTGCGATCAAATCCAAGTGGCAATGGTCAATGAATCCGACGATGGAATGACATTGGAATTTGATATTACTCGCATTGAAGCTCCAATTGCAAATGCTCTTCGCCGTGTGCTCATCGCCGAAGTGCCAACGATGGCTCTCGAGAAGATTTATCTCTATCAGAATACTTCTGTAATTCAAGATGAAGTACTCTGCCATCGTTTGGGTCTTCTGCCGCTTCGTGTGGATCCACGTGGATTTCAGTTTCCAAAGGAAAAAGTCGTTGGAATCAATGAGAAGGGAGTGGATTGTGACGAGGAGCCCGAGGGAGATCCCGCGAAAAATTTGATCTTCAAGATTAATGTTTCGTGTACGAAGAATCGAAATGCGGTGCCGACGGCTACCGATCCGAAGCAGCTTTATCACAATAGCTCGGTCTACTCACGTGCTTTTGAATGGGTACCGATTGCTGATCAGAAGACGCAATTCACCGAAGAAGCCCATCCACGTATGGTTTCTGATGATATTCTCGTTGCCAAGCTTCGTCCTGGACAGGAAATTGAAGCCAGTTGCCATGCGGTCAAGGGAATCGGACGGGATCATGCAAAGTTCTCACCGGTTGCTACTGCGTCCTATAGGTGTGAATTTTGAAGctgctgaaatattttcttttgatttttgcggttttccggaaaattgaaaatttttcgtttttcgattttctcggaaaaagtgaaaaattggggggaaaaaaattataattcatATAATATATTTTCGGTTTTACGGGACCccaaattctgagaatgcgtattacacaaaatttttgacgcgcaaaatatctcgtagcgaaaactacagtaattctttaaatgactactgtagcttttaaagagttactgtagttttcgctacgagatattttggggaagttaaataatttttgtacatCTACCTATATTCAGTATATTTAGActgttttctgtaattttgtggaaaaaaaagttcgaaaatttcaagccagaggtgaatttttttgtcgacaaatttgacaaattgccaatttttttttattttcggcaattttcattttcggcgatttgccggaaattttcattttcggcgatttgctggaaattttcattttcagcaatttgccgatttgtcgatttgccggaaattttcattttcggcgatttgctggaaattttcattttcagc
This is a stretch of genomic DNA from Caenorhabditis elegans chromosome V. It encodes these proteins:
- the rpac-40 gene encoding DNA-directed RNA polymerases I and III subunit RPAC1 (Confirmed by transcript evidence) — protein: MVKKAAATSKQATYHSDEIEMKEEVVLNTYDECTDYVEYDDTKQFDINEYCDQIQVAMVNESDDGMTLEFDITRIEAPIANALRRVLIAEVPTMALEKIYLYQNTSVIQDEVLCHRLGLLPLRVDPRGFQFPKEKVVGINEKGVDCDEEPEGDPAKNLIFKINVSCTKNRNAVPTATDPKQLYHNSSVYSRAFEWVPIADQKTQFTEEAHPRMVSDDILVAKLRPGQEIEASCHAVKGIGRDHAKFSPVATASYRLLPTIRLNAEISGEAAERLKSVFSEGVIAIEKKGAKRIAVVKDARKDTCSRNVFRHEDLSKVVQLGKNKQHFIFSVESTGALKSSELVVEACKVMEIKCRSLRKQIEALIQ
- the algn-5 gene encoding Dolichyl-phosphate beta-glucosyltransferase (Confirmed by transcript evidence), which gives rise to MGVLHSSGKLILFADADGATKFADFENLEKEMLRTAGGEPLDESFPAVIVASRAHLEAESMAVRSVPRTILMLGFHLLVYTFAARTIKDTQCGFKLFTRSIAARIFPVLHIERWAFDVELIFLCERWTVPVKEVSVRWTEIEGSKITPIWSWLQMGRDLVLIWFRYTIGIWTDDQPR